Proteins co-encoded in one Pleurodeles waltl isolate 20211129_DDA chromosome 2_2, aPleWal1.hap1.20221129, whole genome shotgun sequence genomic window:
- the LOC138282653 gene encoding uncharacterized protein: protein MSENTCVDELPDGAKKNCELFSVWGITEENTCVDKMPDVVLRNNSRCIYVENVCFGSNDDRKVWIPLSAYREMQEKCRKLEHENRNLREQISPTESYKKAVFEESFLSHSSNEGVKTAPSCTEFPCEPGFLAAKVHSLTDNTDDELPLQNAQVKRRILEQDTPSFISLFDFWKKNSPHLREILTLLYMVTVKNYMQLRACDLANEIMQTLGFCAVQEGNTYVHLNQEQGRKIVPLARIIQWIWYLQDRARVPQIKELPMKLCAPFEFVSTEDKKHVCFTNDSLTEMLFSGTGEGMELYNVCQILKQELREMCHFYADFWFFDNVLAPNWFNYLADVNEKNAEREVFTQNSALVGMAMWVHQKCEKATYRSYHVSPLSLSALRGPPSGVCVWGRGRDRIPNLNLAE from the exons atgtctgagaatacatgtgttgatgaactgcctgatggtgctaagaaaaactgtgaattgttttctgtttggggaattacagaagaaaatacaTGTGTagataaaatgcctgatgttgttttgagaaataattcccgttgtatatatgtagaaaacgtgtgttttggaagtaatgatgacagaaaggtctggatacctttatctgcttacagagaaatgcaggagaaatgtaggaagttggaacatgaaaataggaatttacgtgagcaaattagcccgactgaaagttataaaaaggctgtttttgaagaatctttcttgtcccattccagtaatgagggggttaagacagctccgagctgcactgagtttccgtgtgagccagggtttttggcagccaaagtgcattccttaactgataacacggacgacgagttaccgttgcaaaatgcacaagtaaaacgaaggattttagagcaagacaccccgagtttcattagcttgtttgatttttggaaaaagaatagccctcatttgagagaaatcctaacacttttgtacatggtcactgtgaaaaattatatgcagttgcgcgcttgtgatttggcaaatgaaataatgcagactttaggtttctgcgcagtgcaagaaggaaatacttatgtacatttaaatcaagaacagggaaggaaaatagtgcccctagctagaatcatacaatggatctggtacttgcaagacagggctagagtaccacagataaaagaattaccgatgaaactgtgtgcaccatttgaattcgtgtctactgaagataaaaagcatgtttgttttactaatgattcattgactgaaatgttgttttctggcacaggagaaggaatggagttgtataatgtgtgtcagattttaaagcaagagctacgtgagatgtgtcatttttatgctgatttttggttctttgataatgttttagcacctaactggttcaattaccttgcagatgttaatgagaaaaatgcagagagagaagtgttcacccagaattctgccttagtggggatggctatgtgggtgcaccagaaatgtgaaaaagccacttacag atcctaccacgtttcgccactgtccctgagtgcgctgcgtggtcccccttccggtgtgtgcgtgtggggtcggggaagggaccgaatccccaacctgaacctggctgagtaa